atttttatccgattttttcaTAGCCGCTTCTAGTAAGGAACACGTCACCTCAACCGGTACAATTTTTCCATTACGTATATAGTCTTCGATTAAAGCTCCAACCTCAGACCCCTTACGAGCCCTTTCCTCCCTGAGTAAGTCACCAGCTGACAGATGTACGAACTGGAAACGTTCAACGATTTTCGAACATTGTGTTCCTTTTCCAGCTCCTGGACCACCcaacacaaaaacaatttttggtttttcctcagacatttttaatttagttaACGTTGGAATTGTACTTAAGAGATTTGTAGATGTGTGGGTGGAATGTTTACTTTGAACTAGGAAAAGATTACACGACCTTGCGAGAACTTTGTACATTAAAAGAATAGCACGAGGGATGAGTAGCTTATATACTTTTTATGTATTCATTGAGTGGCCTTTTGCTACCACAAATTAAATAATTGCCGATGCTTCTTCTAGTTTGTAAACGGAACTCACTACAAAGTGATTACACTTTAAGAAGCCAGATTGTGAAAAATCGCTATGCATCCCCGGAacatttgagattaaaaacaTAACATTGTCCCTTTgccaaatgttaaaaaaattgttcaaattACAGACCACAAATTCCTTGAAAGTCTAAACTCTGAAGCGTTTacatatttaattaaaactgcATTTTAAGAATCCTAAAATGCCCATCTCCTTTCTGAGATCATATCAAAGGTCTGGCATCTCAAACACCGGGCCACATGGccacatttttatttatatattttgttattttgttttggtaCCTTCTTTAATAAGACTtgagaaaacaattaaaaatgagTTTCCTTATACCCAAGGATGTTATAGATGAGGGCGATAcagttatcttatatataagtGTTAATTCAATGCATGTTATAGAGGCCACTCCCACCATAGTTAATAAAAAAGGGGAAACGATAGAACACATATTCCAAACCTCATTCGGCGCTTTAAAGGTTCGCAATATTATCGGTGTTAAGTATGGAAGCCGCGTGGAATTATCTAAGGGCTATGCATTTGTTCTCCTTCCCAATCCTGAGCTATGGACACAAACCCTACCTCACCGAACGCAAATTATATATACCCCTGACATAAGTATGATTCTACATCAACTCGAGGTTAGGCCAGGCTCGATTGTGGTGGAGTCGGGAACAGGATCGGGTTCATTATCACATTACTTACTTAGAGCCGTCAAACCACATGGTCATTTGCATACATTTGATTTTCATGAAGCCCGAGCGAATCAGGCTCGTGATGAGTTCCAACATCATGGTTTGGGAGACTTTGTGACTGTCTATCATAGAGATGTTTGCGAAAACGGATTTGGCGAGGAACTCGATGGTAAAGCTGATGCTGTGTTTTTAGATTTGCCAGCTCCCCAATTGGCGGTACCACATGCCTTCAAGGCATTAAAAGCTAGTGGCAagtaaaagaagcatttataatGTATACAAAGATATTTTAATGTTCAATATATTTAGGTGGACGTTTCTGTTCTTTCTCCCCTTGCATTGAACAATCGCAACGCGTCTGCGTTGCTCTACAAGAACTTGGTTTCACGGAAATACAATCTTATGAAATTCTGCAACAGGAAGATatagttaaaacaaaaacatttcccATTATGGATTTAGAGTTTCTTAAAACAAAGGTCATTATTACTGGGCTTTCGATTTGAATTGGAATGGCGTTCATTGTtctcaattttgttttgttttttttttcagaaaactgCATCTTCCGAGGAAGAAAACAGTGAAAAGGACctcacaaaaattttgaaacaacCAAGAGATACAATAAAGGTATTAACATCATCAGCACCACCTACCCAACCGGGACATACAGGATTTTTAACATTTGCCACTCTACAACCAGCGTTTGCAAGATAATTTTTTACGATCTGCATTTTCCCACAAATAATAATTGCATTGCATAGATGGTAGTTAcgtatactttttttttagaaacttCGAGAATAAGTATGTAACATTGGT
This Stomoxys calcitrans chromosome 2, idStoCalc2.1, whole genome shotgun sequence DNA region includes the following protein-coding sequences:
- the LOC106089953 gene encoding tRNA (adenine(58)-N(1))-methyltransferase catalytic subunit TRMT61A gives rise to the protein MSFLIPKDVIDEGDTVILYISVNSMHVIEATPTIVNKKGETIEHIFQTSFGALKVRNIIGVKYGSRVELSKGYAFVLLPNPELWTQTLPHRTQIIYTPDISMILHQLEVRPGSIVVESGTGSGSLSHYLLRAVKPHGHLHTFDFHEARANQARDEFQHHGLGDFVTVYHRDVCENGFGEELDGKADAVFLDLPAPQLAVPHAFKALKASGGRFCSFSPCIEQSQRVCVALQELGFTEIQSYEILQQEDIVKTKTFPIMDLEFLKTKKTASSEEENSEKDLTKILKQPRDTIKVLTSSAPPTQPGHTGFLTFATLQPAFAR
- the LOC106089955 gene encoding UMP-CMP kinase — translated: MYKVLARSCNLFLVQSKHSTHTSTNLLSTIPTLTKLKMSEEKPKIVFVLGGPGAGKGTQCSKIVERFQFVHLSAGDLLREERARKGSEVGALIEDYIRNGKIVPVEVTCSLLEAAMKKSDKNKFLIDGFPRNQDNLDGWNRQMSDKVDFQFVLFFNCSEEVCVNRCLSRGQSGSGRSDDNMESLKKRIQTYNNDSLPIIKHFEEIGKVKQIDASPSSDEVFSKVEEVFTQSGF